The genome window GCCTGGGATCGACCAGTCGAGGATCGCCCAGAGGTCGGTCAGATTGTTCTCCACCGGGGTGCCGGTCAGCGCGACCCGCGTGTTGCTCTTCAACTTGCGAATCGCGCGCGCGGTCGCGGAGCGAGGGTTCTTCAGGTGTTGCGCCTCGTCGGCGACGACCAGGTCCCACTCGACCTTCGCCAGCGCACCTTCGGCGGCCAGATCCGCACGCAAGGTGCCGTAAGTGGTCAGCACGATCGTGGATGCCGAGGCCTTGAAGAGCGTCGTCTCGGTGGCGTCGAGGCCCGTGAGGTCACGACGCGAACCGTGGAACCGGCGTACGGCCAGCGTCGGCGCGAACCTCGCCACCTCACGCTCCCAGTTGCCCAGCAGCGACGTGGGGCAGACCACCAGCGTCGGGCCGGCACCGGGCTCACGGTGCCGGTGCAGGTGCAGGGCGATCAGTTGCAAGGTCTTGCCCAGCCCCATGTCGTCGGCCAGGCACGCCCCGAGGCCCAGGGAGGTCAGCTGCGCCAGCCAGGTGAGTCCGTGGCGTTGGTAGTCGCGCAGGGTGGCGTTCAAATCGGCCGGCACCTCGATCGGCTCGGCTTTGGAGATATCGCGCAGGCGGTCGCGGACCTTGAGCAGCGAGGCCCCCACCACGACTTCTTCCGTCTCGTCTGCGATCTCGACGACGCCCGTAAGTGCTGCGGCGATGGCCTCCGCCGGCCTGGCGGTGCGGATCAGCCGACGCTTGGCCAGTTTCGCGATCGCGGGAGGCACCGTCATCCAGTTGCCGCGCAGCTTGACCACCGGCGAGGCGGCATTCGCGAGGTGGTCCATCTCGTCCTCGGTGAGGGGGTCCCCGCGCACGGCGAGTTGCCAGCGGAACGCGAACAGTTCGTCGGCGCCGAACATCGGCTTGTTGAGCGGCGACTCGTGCTGGTCGGGTCGACCGCGAGCATCAAGAGTCGCCTTGGCGGTGAGGTCTCGCCCCAGCGTGCGCGGCCACAACACGTCGACACGCCGAGCCTCCAAGGCGCCCACCCCCTCGTCGAGCAGGCTGACCAACTCGTCGGTGTCGAGGGTGATCTGATCCGGCACCCGCATCTCCAGCAGCCGCTCCAGCGGTGCCCACGCGTCTGCGGCGTTGCGCAAGGCGAGGGTGGCGTGCGTACGCGCCCTCTCGCCGAAACCGTGCGTGCCGCCCGGATCGAGCCACAGATCGGCCGCGTCGGCCAGGTGCAGCGCGTTGTGCTCGTCATGCACCTGCGGAATCAGCCGCACGCAGCCGCCGAGCAGTTCTTCCTCGTCGGCCTCGATGCGCAGGCTGAGCGCGACCAGGTGCGGCCTGGTCGCATCATCGGCCGCGGGTCGCTTATAGCGGGCCAGCCGCTGTTGCAGCGGCCCGGAGAAGTCGGTCGTACGCGGCTGCTCACGGCTGACCTTGGCTGCCGGCGGTTTCGGGGCCAGGGTGTCGGCCACCGCATCGAGCACCTGGCGTACGAGTGCCTCCGCCTGCGTGACGTCCAACCCCTGTCGCTGCGCGCTCTCAGCGAGTTGGACGACCCGATCCTCCTCTTCCGCAGGCAGGTCAGCGACCCGCCACGTCGCGTCGGGACCGGGCTCGCAGTGTCCGGCCGCGAGCAGCCGCAGGCCGAGTTGGACCGACCCGGCGAGCAGTCGGGTCTGCGGGGCCAGGTCGTCGCGGCGCTGGGCTTTGCCGAGGATCGGCAGGGCGGCGCGCATCGGCAACGAGAAGGTCCGCCGGTCGTCGGCGAACTCCACCGCCGAGTCCCGCGGCGGCGTACGCGCGGTAAAGGTCACCCGGCCCGTCACGGGAATCACCTCAGCCGCCATGGCACCTCGCTCACTCACTCACGCAGTCACGCAGTCACGCAACTCACGCACTCAGCAAGAGACGCTAACGCTCACGACCGACATCGAGTTCCCCACCGCCTCTGCGCTCACCGTTCGACTGGCCGAAACTCGACTGGCCGAAGAACTGCGGCCAAGGGAGGGCACTCGTTCACTTTGATCCCGCTTCCGGCCGCAGTTCTTGGCAGCCGTCGGGTGACCGGCGGCACAGCAGCGACGATTGAATGTTGGACCGGGTCCGGCCGTACCTTTTTTCCTTGTGACCAATGAGATTGACTTCGATGAGACGCCGGGCGCGAGCGACCCGAGTCGCGACCCGCATCTGCCTCACGAGGAGAAGCTCGACAAGGGCGTCCTGATGACGGCCGGTGTCGTCGTCCTCGGCGCGATCATGTCGATCCTCGACATTACGGTCGTCTCGGTCGGTCTGGAGACGTTCCAGCGCGAGTTCGAGGCCACCGCGGCCGAGGTCGCGTGGACGATGACCGGCTACACGCTGGCGCTGGCCACCGTGATCCCGATGACCGGATGGGCGGCAGACCGCTTCGGCACCAAGCGCCTGTACCTGATCGCGGTCACCCTCTTCACGATCGGCTCGGTGCTGTGCGCCACCGCCGGTGACCTCAACCAGCTCGTGCTCTACCGGGTCCTCCAGGGTCTGGGTGGCGGCATGCTGATGCCGCTGGGCATGACGATCTTGACTCGCGCCGCTGGCCCCGAGCGCGTCGGTCGCGTGATGGCGATCATGGGCATCCCGATGCTGCTGGGCCCGATCTTCGGTCCCATCCTCGGCGGCTGGCTGATCGACTCCGCCTCGTGGCACTGGATCTTCCTGATCAACCTGCCGATCGGCATCCTGGCGCTGGTGTACGCCTGGTTCGTGCTGCCCAAGGACGAGGTGCACCCCTCGGAGAGCTTCGACTTCGTCGGCATGCTGCTGCTCTCGCCCGGCCTCGCGCTCTTCCTCTACGGCGTGAGCTCGATCCCCGGCGCCAAGCAGGAGCACGGCACCCCGTGGACCACCGAGGTCATCGTCACGATGATCGCCGGTGCCCTGCTGACCGCGATCTTCGTACCCTGGGCGCTGCGCAAGTCCAACGAGCACCCGCTCGTCGAACTGCGCCTGCTGCAGAACCGCAACATGACCGTCGCCCTGATCGCGATGTCGCTCTTCGCGATCGCGTTCTTCGGCGCCTCGCTGCTGTTCCCGCTCTACTTCCAGCAGGTCCGCGGTGAGGACGCGCTGCACGCCGGTCTGCTGCTGGCGCCCCAGGGTGTCGGCGCGATGATCACCATGCCGATCGCGGGCTTCCTGGTCGACAAGATCGGGCCGGGCAAGATCGTGATGACCGGCATCGCCATCATCACCGCGGGCATGGCGATGTTCACCCGGATCGGTGCCGACACGTCGTACGTCTACATGCTCTCGGCCTTGTTTGTGATGGGTCTGGGTATGGGCGCGACGATGATGCCGATCATGACTGCGGCCCTGGCCACGCTCACCGACCACAACATCGCGCGCGGTTCGACGCTGCTCAACATCCAGCAGCAGGTCGCGGCCTCCATCGGCACCGCGCTGTTCTCGGTGATCTTGACCAACCAGTTCGTGAAGTCCGATGCCATCAAGACCGCGACGGGCCTCGCGCAGGCCACCCACGGCAGCGAGGACCCCAACGTCCTGGCCGAGGCCGCGGCCAAGATGGGCCTCGACCCGACCACGCTGCCGGCGCTGTTCAAGCAGGCCAATCTCGACATGGCCGACGGCTTCGCCACGGTCTTCGTGGTAGCCACCGCGCTCGTCGCGTGCTGCTTGATCCCGGCGTGGTTCCTGCCGCGCAACAAGGTCGAGCCCCTCGATCCGTCGGCGATGATGCACTGATCATTCGGGCTCGCCGACCGGGCTTGATCGGGCGTACGTCCGAACCGGCACCTCCAGGGCACCCTTCGCCGGGCTTCTTCGGACGTACGTCCGAACCGGCACCTCCAGGGGGCTCGCCGACCGGGCTTGATCGGACGTACGTCCGAACCGGCACCTCCAGAGCACCCTTCGGCGGGCTTGATCGGACGTACGTCCGAACCGGCACGGCCTGCGACGTCCTGAACGCGGCAGACGCCGGACCCCAAGCCCCGAACCGGCGCCGCGAACCAACCACCCATTCGAGGCATCAGACTCCACGTCACGCCACCTTTGTTGCACACTGCCTGCGCGGAACTGTGCCAGCAGCATCGGACCGAGGCCGTGCGCAACGTCGGATGAGTAACCGAGATAGCCCAGGAGAAGCGCCGTGAACCTGCGCCCTGCACAGCGCTCGCGTCGTCGGCTGGTCACGGCCGCGGCGAGTGCACTGCTCATGCTGCCGCTGTGGTCGGCCCAGGCCGCTCCGCCCAAGCGTGACGAACTCTGCTTCGGCGAACGCGCGACCCACACCGGCTCGGCCGGTGAGACCGTCGTCGGCACGCCCGAAGCCGACGTGATCATCGGCGGCGGGCGCGTGCTGGCCTATGCCGGGAACGACCTGATCTGCGATGCGTCGTACGTGCTCGGCGGCGACGGCGACGATCGCATCCAACTGCCCAACGGCGGCACCGCCAACGGCGAGGCGGGCAACGACGAACTGATCGCCCTCGGCGACCCGGGCGGCACCCCCGCGACGATGCTCGGCGGCGACGGAGACGACGTCATCTACGGCGCCACGATGGGCGAGATCGTCTACGGCGGAGCGGGCAACGACGTGATCCGTTCCGGCGGCGGGCGCGACCGCGTCTATGCCGGCGAAGGCAACGACCAGGTGTTCGGCGGCCCAGGCCGCGATCGGATCTTCGGGGGTCCGGGCAACGACCACCTCGATGGTGGACCAGGGCGTGACCGCGGGTACGCCGGCCCGGGCAACGACACCTGCCGCTCCATCGAGAAGCGCGGCAGCTGCCGTCGCCAACGCTGAGCCGCACAAACGCTGGGCCTCACAAGACGCCTCACCAGATCCGTACGCGCTCCTGGGGCGCCAGCCACAACCCGTCCGACTCCGAGGTCTCGAAAACCTCGTGGAACTCGTCGAGATTACGCACGATGTTGGCGCGGAACTCCGGCGGGGAGTGCGGGTCGACGGTGAGGTATTGCTGGTCGAGTTCCTTGCGGCGCTTCGTACGCCAGCAGTAGGCCCAGTTCATGAAGACCTTCTTGCGATCATCAGCGGCAGCCTCGCCACCCTGACTGATCAGGTACGCGAAGTGGCCGATCGTGAGTCCGCCGAGGTCGCCGATGTTCTCGCCCACGGTCAAGGCACCGTTGACCTTCTCACCGGGCAGCGCACGCGGCTCGAACCCGTCGTACTGCTCGATCAACGCCTTCGACTTCACCTCGAAGGCGGCCTTGTCGTCCGCGCTCCACCAGTCCTCCAGGTTGCCCGCGCCGTCGTACTGCGCGCCTTGGTCGTCGAAACCGTGACCGATCTCGTGGCCGATCACGGCGCCGATGCCGCCGTAGTTCTCCGCCGGATGGGCGTCCGGAGAGAAGAACGGGCGTTGCAGGATCCCGGCCGGGAAGCAGATCTCGTTGGTGCCGGGGTTGTAGTACGCGTTGACCGTCTGCGGCAGCATGAACCACTCGTCGCGATCCACCGGCGCACCGATCTTGGCCAGTTCGCGCTTGGTCTCGAACTCCGCGGACGCCGCGACGTTGCCCATCAGGTTGTCGGCGCGCACCTGCAGCGACGAGTAGTCCCGGAACTCCACCGGGTAGCCGATCTTGGGCCGGAATTGGTCGAGCTTCTCGTACGCCCGCTGCTTGGTCGCCTCGGTCATCCAGTCGAGTTTCGCGATGGACTGGCGGTAGGCCTCCAGCAGGTTGGCGACCAGTTCGTCCATCATCGCCTTGGACTCGGGCGGGAAGTGACGCGCGACGTACTCCTTGCCGACTGCCTCCCCGATCGCGCCCTCGACGAGTGCGACCGCCCGCTTCCACCGAGCCCGCAACTCAGGGGTGCCGCTCAACGTACGGCCGTAGAAGTCGAAGTTCGTCTCGACGAAGTCGTCGGTCAGGTAGGGCGCCGACGAACGCAGTACGCGCGTCAACAGCCAGGTCTTCCAGTCGTCGAGCGGCACCTCGGTAAGCACGGTCGACAGGTGCTCGAAGAACGACGGCTCCATCACCACGACCTCGGCCAGCGTCTGCTCGGAGCCGCCGAGATTGGTGATGTAGACGTCCCAGTCCCAGGTCGGCACGAGTTCGCGAAGCTGCTCGACGGTCAGCAGGTTGTACGTCTTCTGGACATCACGCGTCTCCGCGCGCTCCCAGTGTCCCTTCGCGATCAGCGTGTCGATCTCGAGTATGCGGGCCGCCCACCCGGCAGCCTCGTCGCGATAGCCGGCCAGCGTGAGCAGGCGGTCGAGGTAGGAGACGTACTTCTCCCTGATCTCGGCGAACTTCTCGTCGCGGTAATAGGACTCGTCCGGCAACCCGAGGCCACCTTGGAGCAGGTAGAGCAAATAGCGCTCGGAGTCCTTGCGGTCGGTGTTGACGTACGACCCGAACAGCGCCGGCCCGCCGATCCGCTCGAACTCACCCACGAATGCGGCCAGGTCACGCAGATCGCGCAGACCTTCGATCGCGCGAACCAGCGGCTGGATCGGGCGCAAGCCCTTCTTCTCGATCGAGTCGGTGTCCATGAACGACTGGTAGAGCGCCGCGATCTTGGCCGCCTCGTCCGCATCGACACCCTCGGCGCTCTCGGCGTCCGCCTCGGCCAACTCGGTAATGATGTCGCGCACCTGCGCCTCGGCGCGGTCGGCCAGCTGCACGAACGGCCCCCACGACGACCGGTCGGACGGGATCTCCTCGGTCGCCAGCCAGGTGCCATTCACGTACCCGAAAAGGTCGTCCTGGGGTCGTACGTCAAGGTCCATGCCCGCGCGGGCATCATCAAGGATCGTCACGGGCTCGACCCTATAAGGCAGCGGGGACACCGCGAGTCTTGTGACCCCTCGGCCGAGTTTCGTGACCCCTCGGCAAAATCTTGTGACCCCTGGGCAAAGGTAGGGACAAAACCCGTGACACCGCTGCGCGAGCAGAGGAATGTGGACCAATGACTCCTAGCGCCAAGGCCCGCCGCGCCACCCTCGTCGTGTCCAGCGCGCTGGCGCTGGCGGCTGGCGCGATCACCGTCGCTCCCGCGCAGGCTGCCGTCGACGACTGGGTCCGGATCAGCCCGAGCGCGAATCCCAACTTCGCCACGCCCGCCTCAGCACGTACGCCTGACGGCACGCAGCATGTGATCTGGCAGGTGGACGGTGGCAACTTCGAGCACGTGGCGATCGCACCGAACGGGCGTCGCAGCGCGGTGTCGCGCGTGCTCGCCGCCCCGTGGTCTGCCGTGTCGTCCTACCCTGACCTCGTCGCGATGCCCGACGGCTCACTGCGGTTGCTCTTCACCGGCAAACGTACGGGCGGCACGGCCGACTTCTTCGACGGCAAGGGGATCTACAACGCAGTCTCCACCGACGGCGGCGCAACCTGGACAGTGCCGAACGAGATCTATGCCCGCGCTGTCGGCGGGGGCGACCACGCGCTCGGCGCGGTGCTGCCCGACGGACGTGTCCTCGCCGGCCACCACGACACCGCGGGCTTCCACTTCCGCATCGGTGCCGGGAACGACGCGGAAGCCGCGATCGAGTCCGTCAACACCGACGTCGCGATCGCTGGTGCTCATGACTACTCGATCGTCGCCTCGGGTGGCGTGGTGTGGCTGACGTACAACGTCGGCGACGCCAACTCGACCGTCGCGCAACAGATCTGGCCGAGCATCGGCGCACAGGTTCGACCGCCGGTCACCACCGGCTACAGCTATGCGGGCACTCCGGTCGTCGACCGTCCCGGCGTGGGTGCGGTCGCGGCCTTCGAAGCCGGGTACGGCACCAGCCATCAGGTCTATGTGTGGGAGTTGGCGACCAACAGGGTGCGCCGGGTGCCTGGCTTCGCCGGCCCAAACAACGTGTTCTTGGACGTGCTGCCCGACGGACACCTGTGGATCGGCGCGACCGGGCCGATCAACTACCAGCCTCGCGCCTCCCGGGTCGCGAAGTCTGGTTGGACCATCGACCGCCGCCCGGCGCTGTTGCCGGGTGCGTACAGCACGTTCGACGGCACCGTCGCCGCCACCTCGACGCTCGGCTCCACACTGGTGATGAGCGGCAAGATCACCGCATCGGACTCGACCGAAGGGATGCTGGCCCACCAGGTCATGGCGACGCTGAACGTACGCGCCACACCACGCCGCTGGCGCATCCGCCGCACCCAGCGCGTCGCCATCAAGGTGACCGACGTGGACGGCGCCGTCGCGGGCGCGCGCGTGCGCGCGGGTGATGAACGGTGTCGTACGAACTCCCGCGGCGTGTGTCGGCTGCGGTTCACCGCCTCGGTTCGCCCGCGCCAGATCCGGGTGAAGGTGACCAAGCGCGGCTACTACGCCGGTTCGGCGAAACTGGTCGTACGCCGCTAGCGCACGCGTACGACCGACTTGCCGAGCGTACGACGGTCGTCGAGGTCCTGCAGCGCGGCGCCGAAGTCGGCGAAGTCGTACGTCTTGCCGATCGGCGAGTTGAGCACGCCCGACTCCAGCATCGGGGCGAGCTCGAGCCACTGCTGCTGCATATAGCCCGGGCGGGTCATCGCGTACGCACCCCAGCCCACCCCGCGTACGTCGATGTTGTTGAGCAGCAGCCGATTGACCTTGACCTCGGGAATGCCTTGGCCGGACGCGAAGCCGACGACCAGCAGGCGCCCGCCCTCGGCCAGGCAGCGCAGGTAGTCGGTGAACGCGTCGCCGCCCGCGACGTCGAGCATGATGTCGGCACCGCGGCCGCCGGTCAGATCCTTGACCGCGTCGCGGAAGTCGGAGCCGACGATCACCTCGTCCGCGCCTGCGGAGCGGGCGACCTCGGCCTTCTCCTCGGTCGAGACCAGTGCGATCGTTTTCGCGCCATAGCCTTTCGCGACCTGGAGCGTCGCGGTCCCCACGCCGCCCGCCGCGCCGTTGACCAGCACGGTCTCACCGGCCTTGATCCCACCGCGCTGCTTGAGCGCGAACTGCGCGGTCAGGTAGTTCATCGGCAGCGCGGCGCCCTGCTCGTACGACACGTTGTCCGGCAGCGGGAACGTGAAGATCACCGGGTTGGCGACGACCTCGGCCGCACCGCCGTACGCATTCACCCCGCACACCCGCTGGCCCACCTGGAAGCCGCTGGACTCGGGAGCGCCAGGATCGAGTACGACGCCCGCGAAGTCGACCCCGAGCGTGAACGGCGGCTCGGGCTTGATCTGATACTGCCCCTTGCTGAGCAGCAGGTCGGGGAACGAGATCCCCACCGCGTGCACCTCGATGAGGACATCGTGGGCTTGTGGTGTGGGCGAGTCGACCTCGTTGATCACGACGTCGGCGGGACCGG of Nocardioides sp. contains these proteins:
- a CDS encoding DEAD/DEAH box helicase, producing the protein MTGRVTFTARTPPRDSAVEFADDRRTFSLPMRAALPILGKAQRRDDLAPQTRLLAGSVQLGLRLLAAGHCEPGPDATWRVADLPAEEEDRVVQLAESAQRQGLDVTQAEALVRQVLDAVADTLAPKPPAAKVSREQPRTTDFSGPLQQRLARYKRPAADDATRPHLVALSLRIEADEEELLGGCVRLIPQVHDEHNALHLADAADLWLDPGGTHGFGERARTHATLALRNAADAWAPLERLLEMRVPDQITLDTDELVSLLDEGVGALEARRVDVLWPRTLGRDLTAKATLDARGRPDQHESPLNKPMFGADELFAFRWQLAVRGDPLTEDEMDHLANAASPVVKLRGNWMTVPPAIAKLAKRRLIRTARPAEAIAAALTGVVEIADETEEVVVGASLLKVRDRLRDISKAEPIEVPADLNATLRDYQRHGLTWLAQLTSLGLGACLADDMGLGKTLQLIALHLHRHREPGAGPTLVVCPTSLLGNWEREVARFAPTLAVRRFHGSRRDLTGLDATETTLFKASASTIVLTTYGTLRADLAAEGALAKVEWDLVVADEAQHLKNPRSATARAIRKLKSNTRVALTGTPVENNLTDLWAILDWSIPGLLGSRLAFRKVWAGPIESGDEPTKARQFADLIEPFILRRRKTDPGIAPELPAKTETDHPLALTREQVVLYEAFTRDCLERIQRSEPEARRGLVLAMLTGLKQICNHPAQFLKQANPRLSGRSEKFEALDELVPTVVSEGGGVLLFTQYVELGRLLERQLSGLGLEHQFLHGGTSVAQREAMVERFQTAAVPPVFILSLKAGGTGLNLTRADHVIHVDRWWNPAVEEQATDRAYRIGQTRPVFVHRLITKGTIEERIAELLTRKRGLADAVLGAGEAALTELSDAELRDLVDYRPDDT
- a CDS encoding calcium-binding protein, yielding MNLRPAQRSRRRLVTAAASALLMLPLWSAQAAPPKRDELCFGERATHTGSAGETVVGTPEADVIIGGGRVLAYAGNDLICDASYVLGGDGDDRIQLPNGGTANGEAGNDELIALGDPGGTPATMLGGDGDDVIYGATMGEIVYGGAGNDVIRSGGGRDRVYAGEGNDQVFGGPGRDRIFGGPGNDHLDGGPGRDRGYAGPGNDTCRSIEKRGSCRRQR
- a CDS encoding NADPH:quinone oxidoreductase family protein, yielding MRAAQVVTTTGPADVVINEVDSPTPQAHDVLIEVHAVGISFPDLLLSKGQYQIKPEPPFTLGVDFAGVVLDPGAPESSGFQVGQRVCGVNAYGGAAEVVANPVIFTFPLPDNVSYEQGAALPMNYLTAQFALKQRGGIKAGETVLVNGAAGGVGTATLQVAKGYGAKTIALVSTEEKAEVARSAGADEVIVGSDFRDAVKDLTGGRGADIMLDVAGGDAFTDYLRCLAEGGRLLVVGFASGQGIPEVKVNRLLLNNIDVRGVGWGAYAMTRPGYMQQQWLELAPMLESGVLNSPIGKTYDFADFGAALQDLDDRRTLGKSVVRVR
- a CDS encoding sialidase family protein, coding for MTPSAKARRATLVVSSALALAAGAITVAPAQAAVDDWVRISPSANPNFATPASARTPDGTQHVIWQVDGGNFEHVAIAPNGRRSAVSRVLAAPWSAVSSYPDLVAMPDGSLRLLFTGKRTGGTADFFDGKGIYNAVSTDGGATWTVPNEIYARAVGGGDHALGAVLPDGRVLAGHHDTAGFHFRIGAGNDAEAAIESVNTDVAIAGAHDYSIVASGGVVWLTYNVGDANSTVAQQIWPSIGAQVRPPVTTGYSYAGTPVVDRPGVGAVAAFEAGYGTSHQVYVWELATNRVRRVPGFAGPNNVFLDVLPDGHLWIGATGPINYQPRASRVAKSGWTIDRRPALLPGAYSTFDGTVAATSTLGSTLVMSGKITASDSTEGMLAHQVMATLNVRATPRRWRIRRTQRVAIKVTDVDGAVAGARVRAGDERCRTNSRGVCRLRFTASVRPRQIRVKVTKRGYYAGSAKLVVRR
- a CDS encoding DHA2 family efflux MFS transporter permease subunit — encoded protein: MTNEIDFDETPGASDPSRDPHLPHEEKLDKGVLMTAGVVVLGAIMSILDITVVSVGLETFQREFEATAAEVAWTMTGYTLALATVIPMTGWAADRFGTKRLYLIAVTLFTIGSVLCATAGDLNQLVLYRVLQGLGGGMLMPLGMTILTRAAGPERVGRVMAIMGIPMLLGPIFGPILGGWLIDSASWHWIFLINLPIGILALVYAWFVLPKDEVHPSESFDFVGMLLLSPGLALFLYGVSSIPGAKQEHGTPWTTEVIVTMIAGALLTAIFVPWALRKSNEHPLVELRLLQNRNMTVALIAMSLFAIAFFGASLLFPLYFQQVRGEDALHAGLLLAPQGVGAMITMPIAGFLVDKIGPGKIVMTGIAIITAGMAMFTRIGADTSYVYMLSALFVMGLGMGATMMPIMTAALATLTDHNIARGSTLLNIQQQVAASIGTALFSVILTNQFVKSDAIKTATGLAQATHGSEDPNVLAEAAAKMGLDPTTLPALFKQANLDMADGFATVFVVATALVACCLIPAWFLPRNKVEPLDPSAMMH
- a CDS encoding M13-type metalloendopeptidase translates to MTILDDARAGMDLDVRPQDDLFGYVNGTWLATEEIPSDRSSWGPFVQLADRAEAQVRDIITELAEADAESAEGVDADEAAKIAALYQSFMDTDSIEKKGLRPIQPLVRAIEGLRDLRDLAAFVGEFERIGGPALFGSYVNTDRKDSERYLLYLLQGGLGLPDESYYRDEKFAEIREKYVSYLDRLLTLAGYRDEAAGWAARILEIDTLIAKGHWERAETRDVQKTYNLLTVEQLRELVPTWDWDVYITNLGGSEQTLAEVVVMEPSFFEHLSTVLTEVPLDDWKTWLLTRVLRSSAPYLTDDFVETNFDFYGRTLSGTPELRARWKRAVALVEGAIGEAVGKEYVARHFPPESKAMMDELVANLLEAYRQSIAKLDWMTEATKQRAYEKLDQFRPKIGYPVEFRDYSSLQVRADNLMGNVAASAEFETKRELAKIGAPVDRDEWFMLPQTVNAYYNPGTNEICFPAGILQRPFFSPDAHPAENYGGIGAVIGHEIGHGFDDQGAQYDGAGNLEDWWSADDKAAFEVKSKALIEQYDGFEPRALPGEKVNGALTVGENIGDLGGLTIGHFAYLISQGGEAAADDRKKVFMNWAYCWRTKRRKELDQQYLTVDPHSPPEFRANIVRNLDEFHEVFETSESDGLWLAPQERVRIW